One genomic region from Podarcis raffonei isolate rPodRaf1 chromosome 16, rPodRaf1.pri, whole genome shotgun sequence encodes:
- the LOC128404056 gene encoding lens fiber membrane intrinsic protein-like, which produces MFNLMGGGLLCAASGLVLLIVATATDFWMQYRYSGNLSNQGLWRFCVGNKCHPHTITLAFWDATRAFMLLSILSSFAGIILGLTIYSSSARSTRTRSAGITLLIAGLFALLGISVYTGVTVSFYGKRYAEWRFSWSYILGWIAVILTISAGVFHICAVPRNSSSDGSDVASG; this is translated from the exons ATGTTCAACTTGATGGGAGGTGGGCTGTTGTGTGCAGCCTCTGGCCTGGTCCTCCTCATCGTTGCCACGGCGACAGACTTCTGGATGCAGTACCGCTACTCAGGCAACCTCAGCAACCAAGGCCTCTGGCGGTTCTGTGTGGGGAACAAGTGCCACCCCCACACCATCACACTCG CATTCTGGGATGCCACCAGAGCCTTCATGCTCCTCTCCATCCTCTCCTCCTTCGCCGGGATCATATTGGGGCTGACCATCTACTCCAGTAGTGCCCGATCCACACGCACTCGTTCTGCAGGAATCACACTCTTGATCGCAG GACTCTTTGCTTTGCTGGGTATCTCGGTGTATACGGGAGTGACAGTGAGTTTCTACGGAAAGCGTTACGCCGAATGGAGGTTCTCCTGGTCCTACATTCTGGGATGGATCGCTGTCATCCTCACCATCTCAGCAG GTGTGTTCCACATCTGCGCTGTCCCCAGGAACTCATCTTCTGACGGCTCTGACGTGGCAAGCGGCTGA